The following are from one region of the Plutella xylostella chromosome 21, ilPluXylo3.1, whole genome shotgun sequence genome:
- the LOC119693395 gene encoding uncharacterized protein LOC119693395, whose product MSISILDEADLTDPYYYAQNMLEGLESDVEEIRNPGPADGGKRKSKPTRKRTAKESTLKSYVVSKAVKRGHRLVKIEVFDLNECQDTNSENAVLSAQYVVVDPVDEVMDMAENIVNKISKKMCNNY is encoded by the exons ATGTCTATTTCg ATCTTAGATGAGGCTGATCTGACTGACCCCTACTACTATGCACAGAACATGTTGGAAGGGCTCGAGAGCGATGTCGAGGAAATACGGAATCCAGGTCCTGCAGACGGCGGGAAGCGGAAGAGCAAACCTACGAGAAAACGGACTGCAAAAGAATCCACATTGAAATCATATGTGGTTAGCAAGGCAGTAAAGAGAGGTCATCGCTTAGTGAAAATAGAAGTGTTTGATCTAAATGAGTGTCAGGACACAAATAGTGAAAATGCAGTGTTAAGTGCTCAATACGTGGTTGTAGATCCCGTAGATGAAGTAATGGACATGGCAGAGAATATTGTcaacaaaatttcaaaaaagatgtgtaataattattag
- the LOC105395450 gene encoding uncharacterized protein LOC105395450, whose protein sequence is MSDSEFEYPGVPVPVQLSKKQKSPAGSKRKATTSSNEARSDSELEYPVQLSRKPKSPAGSKRKASSSNEEAARSTTKKKPAGDLFAIIRDAEKVAKTCPEQHQLGSSIVTRVASGHVRRAAPTEGEFYVELKVYNTVDAASTTSQERWKKALVTVRLQADQDTPHWEALQKFMKSVYTLFEDTEPTFYGEKINIK, encoded by the exons AT GTCGGACTCAGAGTTTGAATATCCTGGTGTGCCAGTGCCTGTGCAGCTAAGCAAGAAGCAGAAGTCTCCAGCAGGCTCCAAGCGCAAGGCTACGACGAGTTCCAACGAGGCTAG GTCGGACTCAGAGTTAGAATATCCTGTGCAGCTGAGCAGGAAGCCGAAGTCTCCAGCGGGCTCCAAGCGCAAGGCGTCGAGTTCCAACGAGGAAGCGGCTAG ATCTACCACTAAGAAGAAGCCGGCTGGAGATCTCTTCGCAATTATTCGCGACGCCGAGAAGGTCGCGAAAACCTGCCCAGAGCAGCATCAGCTGGGCTCCAGTATCGTGACGCGAGTTGCCAGCGGTCACGTTCGTCGCGCCGCTCCCACGGAAGGGGAGTTTTATGTGGAGCTCAAGGTGTATAACACCGTCGATGCTGCCAGCACCACTTCACAAGAAAGGTGGAAGAAGGCTCTGGTGACTGTTCGGTTGCAAGCCGATCAAGACACGCCTCACTGGGAGGCCTTACAAAAATTCATGAAGAGTGTATACACACTCTTCGAAGACACTGAGCCAACATTTTATggcgaaaaaataaacataaaataa